Part of the Plectropomus leopardus isolate mb unplaced genomic scaffold, YSFRI_Pleo_2.0 unplaced_scaffold25745, whole genome shotgun sequence genome, CTTTTCTGCTTCCTGTACGACCAACattctcattttctgtctctatcATAAAACATATGAGTTCATTTTACTTATGCAGCTGTTGaagaaaatacaacacacacaaataacattATCACTTCACTTTAAATCAGCTGGTTTGGAAGGGAAGGgccaatgaaaaatgaaatatctcGCTGTGTGACTGAGATTAttaatttcagtatttatttttgtacaagtTCTGTCAGTGTGGTGAGACAGTTCGATGATTAAAGCTACATTTGTATAATGACCGACATACATTCCTTACTGATGACTGTAAGAGAGATTAAATTAAACCACTGTTTTCAGTTCCCTCCCAAACAGCTGATGTGACGTtagcaaaacactgaaaacagagaatACACAGGTGTACATTCAGCAGGTGTCGTCCTTCTCACAAAAACGTATTCAGTGTATCTCTAAACAGTAAATGTGAGGTGTGTAGCTGCTTCTGTGCTGCCCAGAGGTCAGACTGCAGAGTACTTACTGTGGTTTAGCACCTGCTATCAACAGGACCTGGATACACTCCAAGCTACCTGATCGAGCCGCCTTGTGGAGTGGAGCCTCACCTACAAAATCCTGAAGATACAATGTCAAACTCTGGGGGTATCCATTTAAACACAGGTAATAATGAAGTCTactacaaaaacaatatatgtgAACACATTACGTTACATGTCACTACACCGTCACTGCCAGACGTGGAAAGTAACAAGTACGCATTGAGCACAAGTGTAAGATTGCACTGCAACTTTGATGAAGTTTCTCAGATAACCGTACActcttatttaaaataaagggaACAGAATacaaggagaaagagagaacaggCATGCTTTTTGTGATGGTATTATATAGATGATCCAATGTTATATACGTGACTAATCCATTCACATTTATATGATGTATTCAATAACCAGGAACAATATTCCATGTGGTTTCAGTGCTGCTGGATGGTGTCGGGACACTGACCTGTCTGTTGACGTCGGCTCCAGCCTGAGTCAACCACACAACACACTGAGGATGTCCTCCAAACGCCGCGGTGTGTGTCGGCGTCTGGTTGAAGCGGCTGGTCACTGCGTTAACCTCACAACCTATCTGCACCAGGCGCACCACACACTCCAGCTGTGTGATCAGAAACACAGTAAGTTTGAGATTTTGCTTTTGCATGATTTAAAATACACCGAGATGTCATGAGAGGTGGAGTCACTGAGGGGAGAAGCATTCCCTCCCagtggtgtatatatatatatgtgtgtgtgtgtgtgtgtgtgtgtgtgtgtgtgtgccaataTTATTAATCATCactaagaagaaaaaaagaagaaaaaatgtgacTGTGTAATGTTAATAACAATGTATGTGTATGCGTGCGAGTAAGCGCAGTAATGGGAGTATTGAAAATATCTGTTggtacacaaagaaaaaaagtcaatcatCACACAGTGGGGGCTCATGTCGATGAACTGTTGTTGAATGATACTGAAAGGAGCCTCCTGCTGTGCACTGAGCCACTTTCATTGTAAAAAATCTCCCACAGCTCATTTGAATATCCAGTGAGCCTGTATGGGGTCGAGCCCCGGGGGTGAGAGATGCTGGTGTAAAAAAAGCACGAGACGGCTTCTTCAGTGTTATGTGAACGTAACAAAACACTAATGTAACGTGAGGaatttttgatttctttttcttgcttcatcaaagtcacaaataatgagaaaaatgactttaatgttcaaaaaaagtgACTTAACGCACTAACAACCAAATGCAAAGCCACGGATGCCATGAATAGGAAAATACAGAGGTCAG contains:
- the LOC121966743 gene encoding ankyrin repeat domain-containing protein 10-like, producing MSERLAADLSSDEVFISRFPVHRACRDGDVGALVSLLQQLSDRTPLTAEDSCYGWTPLHWAAHYGQLECVVRLVQIGCEVNAVTSRFNQTPTHTAAFGGHPQCVVWLTQAGADVNRQDFVGEAPLHKAARSGSLECIQVLLIAGAKPQ